The genomic DNA TGATCGAAAAGATCACCAATGAACAACTTCGGACGGATATCCCTGATTTCCGTGCTGGAGATACAGTTCGTGTTCATGCACGAGTTGTTGAAGGTACTCGCGAACGGATCCAATTATTTGAAGGTGTTGTTATCAAGCGCCATGGTTCCGGTATCAGCGAAACTTATACTGTTCGTAAGATCAGTAACGGTGTTGGTGTGGAACGGACATTTCCATTACACACACCACGCGTTGCCGCAATTGATGTCGTTCGTCAAGGTCGCGTACGTCGTGCCAAGTTATACTACTTACGTAACTTACATGGTAAGGCTGCTCGGATCCCAGAACGTCGTCGTGGCTAAATCACAACGTCAACAATTATTAGTCGCGGCTTAGGTCGGGCTGATAATGAGAAGGCTAGTTAATCACATTTAGTGGTTGGCTAGCTTTTTTTGTTGCTTGTTAGCTGGCGTCCGGTCATTGCACCGATTACTAGTAAGTTTCAGAAGCATCAGGCCCGAAGCCGTGATTTGCTTCATAACTCAACTAGCTAACGATTTTTCTAGCAATTACCGTTTTAAAGTATTATCCTGTTGATACGAAATAGAGACAATGCTTAGCGTGATTATCAAGGCCTTAACTTGCTTTGAATCGGTCCAAATAAAGACCGCTTGAATTCTTCATGGGGGCGTCGTTAAATGAAACTGATATTTGATCTAATCGTCGAATAATATCAAGTTTAAGCAGATTGCGAGCGTTGTTTGCGAAATCACTAAAATAGTTGCAAGATTGATGTATGGGGATTAGTTCAATAGTATTATAAAATAAGGGAAAGTTAGGTGCAGTCGGTGTTTAAACATGCGGGGAAGCATCAAGTCGATG from Lactiplantibacillus paraplantarum includes the following:
- the rplS gene encoding 50S ribosomal protein L19 — protein: MRQNQLIEKITNEQLRTDIPDFRAGDTVRVHARVVEGTRERIQLFEGVVIKRHGSGISETYTVRKISNGVGVERTFPLHTPRVAAIDVVRQGRVRRAKLYYLRNLHGKAARIPERRRG